GCGCGTCGAACGCCTCGACGTCGCGGAACTGCAGCGCCTCCGCGCCAGGCGGACTGACGTTCTGCCAGTGCTTCCCGCCGTCGACCGTCCGCAGCACGGTCCCTGCGGTCCCGCCCACCCAGGCGACGTCCTTGCTGACCGCCGAGAGCCCACGGAACTGCGCCGTCGTACCGGTCGGCGTCAGCTCCCACCGGTACGACGATCCGCCGTGAGCCTGGGCGGGCACGACCTGACCCATCAACAACAGACCTCCTGCCGCCAAAGCGGCCACACGCAGGATTCTCATGCGCCGCAATCTATGTCAGCTTGAAGGACTGCGCCGCACTTCCGTTGCAGGTGAACTGGACGAGTTGAGTGCTGTCGGCCGTCGAGCCACCCGGAACCGTCAGGCATTTGTTGCTGGAACGGCTGACGAAGTGGAAGTAGCTGCTGCCTTCGGAAACGGCCTGCCACTGCTGGTTGTTTCCGTTGCTGTACGTCCACAGCTGGAGGCCGGCGTCGTCCGCGGCGGACACACCGGTCACGTCGATCACCTTGGTGGCGTCGCTGCGGTTGTTCACCCGGGTGAACCCGCCGGACGTCGGCTGGAACTGGAACTGCTGTGCCTGTGTGCCGTTGCAGCTGTACTGCTGGATCACGGTCCCGTTGGCGGTCCCAGCGGCGCGGGCGTCGACGCACTTCCCGTTGGCTTTGTTCGCGACGGAGTACCACGTGGTCGGCGACGGCTGGTCGACCGGCGGCGTCGTACCGGCGCCGGCCAGCCACTTCAGCGCGTCCATCATGAACTGGTTCTGTGCCGGGCTGTCGAAGGTCGACGAGAGCCGGGTGTTGGTCTCGTAGTTCATCGCGTTGTGGCCGAAGTTCGCGTAGATCATCTTGTAGTTCTTGTTCGTCCAGATGATCGGGTAGTAGCCGCTGTACCAGGTCTGGTTCGGGTCGGTGCCGACCGGGAAGCTGGAGTTGTCGATCGACGCCAGGATCTGGATGTCGGGGTTGTTCCGCAGGTCGTTCTGCCAGCTGTACCACTCGCTGACCGACGACCGGAACGTCGCGCCCGTGTTCACCAGGGCCGGGTGCGAACGGTTCTCGCTCCGCAGGGTCACCGCGGTCGGACCCCAGGTGTTGGACTGGAACCTCCCGGTGCCGAGCAGCGTGTTGTTGAACCACGGCCAGCCACCGCTGGCGTTGTTGTACGCCGACACATGGAAGCCGAAGAACGCGCCGCCGTTGTCCATGTAGTTCTTGAACCCGTTGCGTTGCGCGTCGGAGTGCGGCGAGTCGTCGAGGAACATCACCACCTGGTACTGCGAGGCGCTGAGGTTGTTGAGCTGGTCCCAGTTGTTCGTGGCCGTGTAGGTGAACCCGTTCTGCGCCCCGAACTCCGGGAAGCGCTGGTTCGCCTCTTTCTCGAAGTCGATGTGGGCGGCGTCCCAGGTTCCGCTGTAGAACGCGAGGACCTTGAAGGTGGCTTGGACCTGAGCCGCCGCGGTGCCGGTCAGGCCGCTGACCAGGAGCACCAGGGCGAGCAGGAATGCGGGCAGGCGAAATCGATCGGAAAGCATGGGGGCGGACCTTTCCGTAAGAACGCTCTATAAATTTCAGAACTTAAATTAACCCATGACCTAAACCCCGTAAAGACTCCACCGGTCCCGGAACCAAGCCCGAGATCTTGCCGCCGTCCCGTACCGCTGTCACTGTGGGCCACCGACTTCCGAAGGAGCCGCCGATGAACGACTCCGTGCTCACCTCGGTCCTGCTGCCGGTCGCGCTCGCGATCATCATGTTCGGCCTCGGCCTGACCCTGACGGTCGCCGACTTCAGCCGGGTGCTGCGGATGCCCAAAGCTGTGCTGATCGCGCTCGGGACCCAGGTGATCCTGCTGCCGGTGATCTGCTTCGGGCTGGTGACGTTGTTCGAGCTGGAGCCCGCGCACGCCGCCGGCATGATGCTGCTGGCCGCCTCTCCGGGCGGCACCACGGCGAACCTGTTCAGTCACCTGGCCGGCGGCGACGTCGCCCTCAACGTCTCGCTGACCGCGGTGAACTCGGTCCTCGCCGTGGTCACCCTGCCGATCGTGGTCAACCTGTCCCTCAACCACTTCCTCGGCGACGGCCAGATCGGCCTGCAGCCACTGAAGATGCTGCAGGTGTTCGCGATCGTGCTGGTCCCGGTGGCCCTCGGGATGCTGATGCGGAGCCGGCGGCCCGGGTTCGCGGAGCGGATGACGCGGCCGGTGAAGCTAGGCTCCATCATCGTCCTGGCCCTGGTGATCTTCGCCGCGATCTACACCGAGCGCGCCAACGTCCTCGACTACATCGCCGCCGTCGGCGCGGTCGCCGTACTGCTGAACGTGCTCAGCCTCTTCTTCGGGTACGTCGTACCGAAGCTGGCCCGGTTGGGTGAGCGGCAGTCGATCGCCTGCTCGATGGAGATCGGCATCCACAACGCCACGCTCGCCCTGACGATCGCGCTCAGCCCGGCACTGCTCGGCAGCAGCGAGATGTCGATCCCGGTCGCGGTCTACGGCATCGTGATGTTCTTCCCGACTGCCGCGTTCGCCTTCTACCTCAGCCGTCGTACGACGGGTCAGCGCGCCGGATCGAGTGTCTGACTTCCCAGCACCGCCAGCAACTCCAGCTTCTCCGCACTCTCGCTGCCCGGCTCCGCGGTGAAGACGATCAGTGTCTGCTGCTGGCCGCGGTTGTCGATCAGCTCGCAGTACAGCTCGAGTTCGCCCACCACCTCGTGCCGGAACCTCTTGGTCCGGCTGTGCGCGACGCCGACCTCGTGCGCCGCCCAGATCTCGGCGAATTCCGGGCTCAGCTTCTGCAGTGCCCGCACGATGGTCGCGGCGTGCGACTTCGGCCCGTCGGCCGTGACGACCGAGCGCAGCGACGAGACCAGCGTCCGGCTGTGAGTGGACAGCTCGGGCTCGCGGTAGAGAGCCCGCGACTCCGGATGCGCGAACCAGCGGTAGACCTCGCTGCGCTCCAGCCCCTCGAAATTGGTCAGCTCCCCGGCGAACGCGATGTGTGCCCGGGTCTGCGCGAGCACCTCGCCGCAGCGGTTGATCAGCATCGCGGGCGTGTCCTGCAGCCGGTCGAGGATCCGCAGCATGCCGGGGTCGACGTGGTCGGGCCGCGTGGTGCGCGGCGGCGTACCGTGCCCGGACAGCACGAACAGGTGGTCGCGCTCCTCCAGTGTCAGCCGTAGCGCACGAGCGATCGCTGCCAGCATCTCCACCGACGGCTGCGGGCCGCGTCCGCCCTCGAGCCGGCTGTAGTAGTCGGCCGACATCGACGCGAGCGCCGCGACCTCCTCCCGGCGCAGTCCCGGCGTACGGCGTCGGCGGCCGCGGGGCATCCCGACGTCTTCGGGCTGCAGCGCCTCGCGACGTTTGCGCAGGAAATCGGACAGGTCGGCGTACTCCATGACTCCAGTGTCCACCGGTCAGGCCGGTTAACCACTGCTTGCCGAGCAGTGGCTGAGCGCAGCCTGGTTGCCCGGGGCATCCGGTCCCAGGCTGGAGACATGAGAACAACAGGCAACACGATCTTCATGACCGGCGGTACGTCGGGTATCGGCCTCGAGCTCGCCCGCCGTTTCCGGGACCTCGGCAACACCGTGATCATCAGCGGCCGGCGCAAGGACCTACTCGACCGGATCGCCGCCGAGGACGGCATCGAGGGCGTCCCGCTCGACGTCGCCGACCCGGCCTCGATCACCGCCGCCTTCGAGCAGGTCACCAGCACCCACGATGTCAACGTGCTGGTCACGATGGCCGGCATCATGCAGGTCGAGGACCTCCGCGACCCCAGTCACCTCGCCACCGCGGAACAGACGATCGAGATCAACCTGCTCGGCACGATCCGCGCGGTCGCCACGTTCACGCCGTACCTGCTGAAGCAGCGCGATCCGGTGATCCTCACGGTCTCCTCCGGCCTCGCCTCGGTGCCGCTGACGATCACGCCGACGTACAGCGCGACGAAGGCCGCGATCCACAGCTACACGCAGAGCCTTCGGATCCAGCTGGCGGACACCGGGATCCAGGTGATCGAGGTGGTCCCGCCTGCCGTCCAGACGACGCTGATGAACCAGGAGAACGACGCCCACGCGATGCCGCTGGACGAGTACCTCGACGAGACGATGAACATCCTCCAGCAGCAGCCGGACGCCGACGAGATCCTCGTCGACCGAGTCCACTTCCTCCGCCACGCCGAACGCGAGAACCGCTACGACGCCGTCGTCGCGACCCTCAACTCAGTCGCCTAGCGCCTGCTCGATCCGCTCCACCTTGGCGGTGAGTTGGCCGGTGTAGCCGGGGCGGATGTCGGCCTTCAGGACGAGACTGACCCGAGGCGATGCGGCGGCGACAGCCTCCACAGCCTGCTTCACCACCGCCATCACCTCGTCCCACTCGCCCTCGATGTTGGTGAACATCGCGTTGGTCTCATTGGGAAGACCGGAGGCGCGGACGACGCGGACGGCCTCGGCCACCGCTTCGCTCACGCCCCCGGTCTCGTCACCGGCCGACGGGCTGATGCTGAATGCGACGATCATGCATCCAGTTTGTCAGGCGCCTCCTCTTCGGCGCGACGCTCGGCGCCGGAGGTGGTGAGGAGGGGCTTCTCCTTGATGAAGACGACGGCGATCAGGGCGAGGACCGCGAACGGGACCGACATCATGAACAGGTCCGCGGTCGCCGCGCCGTACGCGTTCTCGACGATCGTCCGTACCTCCGGAGGCAGCTCCGCGATGTTCGGCACCGCGTTGCCGCCGCCGGACGACGCGCCGCCGGGGTTCAGCGTCTCGGCGACGTTGTTCGCCAGGATCGCGCCCAGCACGCTGACGCCGATCGTGCCGCCCATGCTCCGGAAGAAGCTGACCGCGGACGTCGCCGCCCCCAGCTCCCGGGCCGGTACGTCGTTCTGCGCGGCGAGGACCAGGTTCTGCATCACCAGGCCGATACCGACGCCGAGGACGATCATGAAGCTCCACAGCAGGTACTTCGAGGTGTGCGCGTCGATGGTGCCGAACAGCGCCAGCCCGATCGGCAGCAGGACGCTGCCGACGACCAGGTAGATCTTCCAGCGGCCGTACTTCGTGATCAGTCCACCGGCGATCGTGGACGCGACCATCATGCCGAGGATCAGCGGCAGGCTCATCAGGCCGGCCTTGGTCGGCGTGTAGCCCTGTGCGATCTGGAAGTACTGCGCCAGGAACACCGAGCCACCGAACATCGCGACCCCGACCAGCGCGCTGGCCACGATCGACAGCGTCACCGTGCGGTTGCGGAACAGGTCCATCGGGATGATCGGCTCGGGGTGCCGCCGCTCGACCAGCACCGCGGCAACCAGCGCCACCACGGCGATCGCGACCAGGGCGAAGCTCCAGCCGGAGACCCACTCGAACTTGTTACCGGCGAACGAGGACCAGACCAGCAGCGTGCTCACGCCGCCCATGATCAGGACCGCGCCCCACCAGTCGATCTTCGCTTCGCGACGGACGGTCGGCAGCTTCAGCGTGCGCTGCAGCAGGATGATCGCCGCGAGCACGAACGGCACACCGACCAGGAAGCAGGCGCGCCAGCCGAGCGGCGAGTCGACGAGGAAGCCGCCGAGCAGCGGTCCGCCGACGGTTGCCGACGCGAAGATCGCGCCGAAGATGCCGGAGTACCGGCCAAGCTCGCGCGGCGGGATGATGGCCGCCATCACGATCTGCACGAGCGCGGTCAGACCGCCGGCGCCGAGGCCCTGGAGGACGCGGCTGCCCAGCAGCACCTCGATGTTCGGCGCGAATCCGGCGACCAGCGAGCCGATCACGAAGAAGCCCAGCGACAGCTGGACCAGCAGCTTGTTGTTGTAGAGGTCGGCGAGCTTGCCCCACAACGGCACGGTGGCCGTCATCGTCAGCAGCTCGAGCGTGACGACCCAGGTGTACGACGACTGACTCGCCCCCAGGTCGTGAATGATCCGCGGCAGCGCGGTCGACACCACGGTGCCGGCCAGGATCGCCACGAACATGCCCATCATCAGGCCGGAGATGGCCTGGATGGTCTGCCGCGGTGTCAGTGTCGTTGTCTCGGCGGTGGTGACCTCACCCACGGGTTCCGGAGTGGGTGACGAGGTCGTCGTCATGAGGTGCCTTTCTTCTGGTAGTCCGGCCCGAAGGCGGAATCAATGCCTTGGGCAAGTAAATGGAAGGCTTCGTCGAGGAGGTCGCGGATCGGCCGTTCAGGGGCGGACTTGTGCAGCTCCATCACGACTCGGCAGGCGGCCCCGGCGGTGCTGACGATCAGCGCCGGCCGGACCGATCCGGCTGGTTCGCCCATCCGTTCGGCGAGGGCGGCGGTCAACTGCCGCTCGTCGTCGAGGCTCGACAGCATCAGCTGGTACAGCAGGCTCGGCGAGCTCATGATCAGCTCACCGCGCCGCGACAGTTGGCCGTCGCTCTCGAGCTCCCGCAGTACGTCGTGCACGATGAACCACATCGTGGTCAGCGGCGACTCCTCGGCCGGCGCCGTCCGCATCCGCTCGAGGGCGCGCTCGAGGTGCTCGGGGTTGCGCGCGAGGATCGCGTGCTCCTTGTGCGGGAAGTAGTTGAAGAAGGTCCGCACCGAGACGTCGGCCGCCTCCGCGATCTCGTCGACCGTGACGTGGTCGGGCCCCTTCTCCAACGCCAGCCGCAACGCCGCGTCGGCCAGCGCCGCCCGCGTCTGCAGTTTCTTGCGCTCCCGCAACCCACCCTCTACGTGCTTCACGGGTACTAGGCTAGAGACAAACTTGCACTGACTGCAAACAATTAAACTCTGCAACTTTGCAGCCGTGCAGGTTTCGCTACCGACCCGACGCCCTGAACCGCGGAATCCACGCCGGCACGGCCTGGCGGTACTCCTCGTACTGCCGGCCGTACCGCGCCCGCAGCACCGGCTCCTCGTACCACCGCACGAACGACGCCATCACGCCCCAGGCGATCACGCCGTACCCGAGCACCCGCCAGTCGAGGAAAACGAGTGCCTGCCCGAAGATCGCCGCGACCACCCCGACGTACATCGGATTCCGCACGAACCGGTAGTCACCCCCGACCACGAGCTCCTCGGTCGGCGCCACCGGCGCCGGCGTACCCCGTCCTTCGCGGACGAATCGTACAAATGCTCGCAGTACGACGAACGCACCTGCCGCGACGATCACGAAGCCCGGCCAGAACCGCGGCGTGGCCCAGCCGCTGACCCACCACGGGAGCACCCCGGCGACCACGCAGGGCGCGGCGAAGAAGAACGCTGCGCTTCCGAGGATGGCTTTGACCATAGGGATTCCTGTAGAATTAATAGGCAGCCTCCGGCACGGTTCTCGTGTTCGGAGGCTTTTGTGTATGACGACTCTTCTCTACAAGGCCGCCGGTGACGTCCGTGGTGACGACATCCTGCCGCTCAGCCAGCTCCGTGTGCACTACCCCGACCTCTACGAGCTCCATTTCAAGAAGTACGTGGATCGCCCGCACCGGGTGAATGCTCCGGTGTATCCGCTGGACTGCACCTGGGCCGACGTCGTGTTCCTGTCCCCGGTCCACCCGGCACCGATCTTCGAGGCCATGCACGAGTCCGGCCGGATCGGCCCGGTCGTCGTCGACTACTGGACCCTCGACGCCGAACTTCTCGACCCGGCCCGCACCTGCATCCTCCTGAAGCGCCACGACCCCGAACTCCGCCCGCAACCGGCCGAGGACTTCATCCCGTACACCCCCGAGGCAGTCGCCGCCCTGTCCACACCCTCCGAGCGCGCCCTGCACCGGCTCCGCAACCTCAACGCCACCGAACCCCTCTACCCCTGGGCCGACATCCCCCACATCCTGCACCGCGGCCCGATCCCGCTCTCCGCGTTCCGCACCGCAGACGGCGACCCGGTCACCGCCTGAACGCGACGAAGCCCAGGACACCATCGGCGTCCTGGGCTTCGTCGTGGAGAAGTTACTCGCCGACCAGCTGCGAGTAGTGCGTCGTGAGCAGCACGTGGCTGACCCCGTTGAAGACGCCCGGGATCTTGCCGTACGCCGTGATCGCGGTCGCGGCGCCGTTCGCCTTGCTCATCGCGTACAGGTCCGCGGTCTGCGTGTTGTGATCCACACCGGTGACGAGCGAGCCGCCACGGGTGCCGCAGCCCTCGACGACCAGCGACTCGTACGCCGCCCAGCCGGTGGAACGGATCAGCTTGAGCACCGGCTTCGCACCGGGCACGATCGGGATGTGCACGGTGTACAGCGCGCCGGCGGTCGTGGTCATCAGCAACGTGTCGTACGTCGCGGTCTCACTGAGCACCGTCATCGCCTTGAAGCCGCGGAAGCCCGGCAGCGGGCCGAGCCCCCGGAAGCTGCTGCCGACCATCTGGTACCGGTACAGGCTGCCGTTGGTGTTCAGGCCGTACAGGTACGCGTGCCGCGGCGCCGCGACGCTGTAGTTCGACGTGGCGATCGACTTGAAGCTCGTCCAGCCCGGCCCGACCTTCTTGAAGGTGGGCACCGGGTCGGCGTCGTCCGGCAGGTACGTCGTGTGGCGGTAGAGGTTCCCGCCCTGCAGCAGCAGGCCGTAGTAGTAGTACTGCGTGCCCGCGGCGTTGATCGCGCCGTACCAGGTCGCGTCGGCGCGGCTGCCGACGAACTTGAACGGGTCCCAGGTGTAGGACGTCGGCGGCTTGCCGGCCGTGGCGTCGATCTCCCCCATGGTGCCCGCGGCGGTCGGTACGCCGATCCAGGTCTGGCACGCCGCGCTCGCGGCCTTCGCCGTGACCGGCCCCGGGTGCGCGACCTTGTCCGAGAAGTGCGGCTTCGGGTCGGCCTGCCCGGTGGCGACGGCTGGGACGGAGCTGGCCGCCGCGGCGATCAGCCCGGCTCCGGCCAGTGCAAGCGCGAAGCGCTGCAGTTTCATACGAGTTCCCCTCTGGAAGCGTCTCGAAGAGTTCGAGCGCGCGCTGAACAGCGCCGGGCCCGCCAACAGGTGGCGGAGCCGGGCAGCAATGTGCACATCGTTGACAGCGGGCAGGCCGTTACAGATTGCTCGTTGCTCAGCGCGTGATCCGGTCGAGGAACGCGAACAGCGCCGCTTTCGCGCCGGCGGGCTCGGTGTCGTGCAGGAGCTCGACGCCATGGCCGCTGGAGCCGGCGACGACGACCAGCTTCTTGTCCTTGGCAGGTACGGCGGCGAAGTCCTTGCGCACCTCGGCGATCGGAAGGCTGTCGCCGTCACCGGCCAGGTACAACGCGGGCACCCGGAGCTTCGCGGCGAGCGGCGTCGTCGGCAGCCTGTGCTCCACGTCGTACCAGGACGCGCAGCTCAGCACCGCGACCCCTGAGACCGCCGGCGTGACCATCGAGCCGCCGATCATCGATACGCAGCCGCCCACCGAGCCACCGGCGAGCACGACCTCGGTCGCGCCGGCGGCCCGGACCTGGTCCACGACGGCCTGCAGCTCCTTGATCCGAGCCAGGCCGGTGAGTGTGCCGTACTCCCACAGTGCGACCCGGTAGCCGCGGGCAACGAGCTCGGTCGCGACGCCGGACCAGTCGCACGGCGATCCGCCCCACTCGTAGGACAACACCACGGCCCGGCTGGCATCACCCAACTGCACGCCACTGACAGGGCTCCCGCCGGCAACCGGTGCGGTGAACGCTTTTGCACCCGGGGTCGGGCACGCGGCCATGATCCCCGCCGAGGCGGATGTGGTCGGCGAACTCGAGGCCGGGGCGGATGTCACCGGCGAACTCGGTGGCGGGGCGGCTGGATCGGACCCGCATCCGGCCAGCCCGAGCGCGAGGACGACGACGAAGACCGCGGACCGACCGACATTCGGCATGAGCACCTCCAAGGGCGAGTGTGGCACTCCGGGAGGCCTTGCCGTGATGCTCTTCACTTTCCTGGAGATGCATAGCTTTGCTATGTATATTTGTCGGTGTGACGGCAACTGATCTGACTGGTCTCGGAGAAGACATCGTCGTGGCGTCGACGCGATTGGCGCGGCTGGCGACCCGGAACGTGAACACGCTGCCGCACGCCGCGATGCGCGTGCTGGGGCGGCTGGACGAACTCGGTCAGGCCCGGATCAGTGAGCTGGCCAAGGCCGACCGCTGTTCGCAGCCGACCATGTCCAACCTGGTGCAGCGACTCGAGGAGCAGGGCTCGGTGCGCCGCATTCAGGACCCGGCCGACTCGCGCGCCAGCCTGATCAGCCTCACCGACGCAGGTCTCGCCGAGCTGCGCAGCGCCCGCCACCAGGCCGGCGCCGCCTTGGCCGCGCACCTGAGTCAACTCCCGGCAAGCGACCTCACCACCCTGGAGGCCGCCGTCGCCATCGTCCACAAACTCCTCACCCTCGAGCCATTGGAGGACACGCCCCGGTGAGCAAGTCGTCGTTCCTGAAGCAACCCAAGTCCGTCTGGGCGGTCGCGTTCGCCTGCGTCATCGCGTTCATGGGCATCGGCCTGGTGGACCCGATCCTCAAGCCGATCGCCGAACAACTGCATGCGAGCCCGTCCCAGGTCTCGCTGCTGTTCACCAGCTACATGGCGGTCATCGGTCTCGCGATGCTGATCACCGGCGCGGTCTCCAGCCGGATCGGCGCCAAGCGCACCCTGCTGATCGGTCTGGCCATCATCGTCGTGTTCAGCGCGCTGGCCGGCCTGTCCAACAGCATCGGCATGATCGTCGCCTTCCGGGCCGGCTGGGGCCTGGGCAACGCACTGTTCATCGCGACCGCGCTCGCCACGATCGTGAACTCGGCCGCCGGTTCGGTCGCCGAGGCGATCATCCTCTACGAAGCCGCCCTCGGTGTCGGCATCGCGGCCGGCCCGCTGGTCGGCGGCGAACTGGGCACGATCTCCTGGCGCGGACCGTTCTTCGGCGTCGCCGTCCTGATGACGATCGCCCTCGCCGCCACCGCGTTCCTGCTGCCCGCATCGCCGCCGGAAGCACGTCGTACGTCGGTCCTCGAGCCGTTGAAGGCACTACGGCACCGGTCGCTCGCGACGGTTGCGGTCACTGCGTTGCTGTACAACTTCGGGTTCTTCACGCTGCTCGCGTTCACTCCGTTCCCGCTGGCGATGTCGGCGCGGCAGATCGGGCTGATCTTCTTCGGCTGGGGCATCTGTCTCGCGTTCACCTCGGTGTTCGTGGCGCCGCGGCTGCAGCGCCGGTTCGGCACCCTCCCGGTGGCGATGACGGTGCTGCTGCTGTTCGGCGCGGACCTCGCGGTGATGGGTGTCTACGCGCACCACAAGCCGGTGCTCGCGGCCGGCGTCATCGTGGCCGGCCTGTTCCTGGGCATCAACAACACGCTGATCACCGAGGCCGTGATGGCAGCCGCTCCGGTCGAACGCGGTACGGCGTCCGCGGCGTACTCCTTCGTTCGCT
This Kribbella sp. NBC_00482 DNA region includes the following protein-coding sequences:
- a CDS encoding RICIN domain-containing protein; protein product: MLSDRFRLPAFLLALVLLVSGLTGTAAAQVQATFKVLAFYSGTWDAAHIDFEKEANQRFPEFGAQNGFTYTATNNWDQLNNLSASQYQVVMFLDDSPHSDAQRNGFKNYMDNGGAFFGFHVSAYNNASGGWPWFNNTLLGTGRFQSNTWGPTAVTLRSENRSHPALVNTGATFRSSVSEWYSWQNDLRNNPDIQILASIDNSSFPVGTDPNQTWYSGYYPIIWTNKNYKMIYANFGHNAMNYETNTRLSSTFDSPAQNQFMMDALKWLAGAGTTPPVDQPSPTTWYSVANKANGKCVDARAAGTANGTVIQQYSCNGTQAQQFQFQPTSGGFTRVNNRSDATKVIDVTGVSAADDAGLQLWTYSNGNNQQWQAVSEGSSYFHFVSRSSNKCLTVPGGSTADSTQLVQFTCNGSAAQSFKLT
- a CDS encoding bile acid:sodium symporter family protein, with the protein product MNDSVLTSVLLPVALAIIMFGLGLTLTVADFSRVLRMPKAVLIALGTQVILLPVICFGLVTLFELEPAHAAGMMLLAASPGGTTANLFSHLAGGDVALNVSLTAVNSVLAVVTLPIVVNLSLNHFLGDGQIGLQPLKMLQVFAIVLVPVALGMLMRSRRPGFAERMTRPVKLGSIIVLALVIFAAIYTERANVLDYIAAVGAVAVLLNVLSLFFGYVVPKLARLGERQSIACSMEIGIHNATLALTIALSPALLGSSEMSIPVAVYGIVMFFPTAAFAFYLSRRTTGQRAGSSV
- a CDS encoding helix-turn-helix transcriptional regulator → MEYADLSDFLRKRREALQPEDVGMPRGRRRRTPGLRREEVAALASMSADYYSRLEGGRGPQPSVEMLAAIARALRLTLEERDHLFVLSGHGTPPRTTRPDHVDPGMLRILDRLQDTPAMLINRCGEVLAQTRAHIAFAGELTNFEGLERSEVYRWFAHPESRALYREPELSTHSRTLVSSLRSVVTADGPKSHAATIVRALQKLSPEFAEIWAAHEVGVAHSRTKRFRHEVVGELELYCELIDNRGQQQTLIVFTAEPGSESAEKLELLAVLGSQTLDPAR
- a CDS encoding SDR family oxidoreductase, which encodes MRTTGNTIFMTGGTSGIGLELARRFRDLGNTVIISGRRKDLLDRIAAEDGIEGVPLDVADPASITAAFEQVTSTHDVNVLVTMAGIMQVEDLRDPSHLATAEQTIEINLLGTIRAVATFTPYLLKQRDPVILTVSSGLASVPLTITPTYSATKAAIHSYTQSLRIQLADTGIQVIEVVPPAVQTTLMNQENDAHAMPLDEYLDETMNILQQQPDADEILVDRVHFLRHAERENRYDAVVATLNSVA
- a CDS encoding thiamine-binding protein, with product MIVAFSISPSAGDETGGVSEAVAEAVRVVRASGLPNETNAMFTNIEGEWDEVMAVVKQAVEAVAAASPRVSLVLKADIRPGYTGQLTAKVERIEQALGD
- a CDS encoding MDR family MFS transporter, whose protein sequence is MTTTSSPTPEPVGEVTTAETTTLTPRQTIQAISGLMMGMFVAILAGTVVSTALPRIIHDLGASQSSYTWVVTLELLTMTATVPLWGKLADLYNNKLLVQLSLGFFVIGSLVAGFAPNIEVLLGSRVLQGLGAGGLTALVQIVMAAIIPPRELGRYSGIFGAIFASATVGGPLLGGFLVDSPLGWRACFLVGVPFVLAAIILLQRTLKLPTVRREAKIDWWGAVLIMGGVSTLLVWSSFAGNKFEWVSGWSFALVAIAVVALVAAVLVERRHPEPIIPMDLFRNRTVTLSIVASALVGVAMFGGSVFLAQYFQIAQGYTPTKAGLMSLPLILGMMVASTIAGGLITKYGRWKIYLVVGSVLLPIGLALFGTIDAHTSKYLLWSFMIVLGVGIGLVMQNLVLAAQNDVPARELGAATSAVSFFRSMGGTIGVSVLGAILANNVAETLNPGGASSGGGNAVPNIAELPPEVRTIVENAYGAATADLFMMSVPFAVLALIAVVFIKEKPLLTTSGAERRAEEEAPDKLDA
- a CDS encoding TetR family transcriptional regulator, with translation MKHVEGGLRERKKLQTRAALADAALRLALEKGPDHVTVDEIAEAADVSVRTFFNYFPHKEHAILARNPEHLERALERMRTAPAEESPLTTMWFIVHDVLRELESDGQLSRRGELIMSSPSLLYQLMLSSLDDERQLTAALAERMGEPAGSVRPALIVSTAGAACRVVMELHKSAPERPIRDLLDEAFHLLAQGIDSAFGPDYQKKGTS
- a CDS encoding methyltransferase family protein gives rise to the protein MVKAILGSAAFFFAAPCVVAGVLPWWVSGWATPRFWPGFVIVAAGAFVVLRAFVRFVREGRGTPAPVAPTEELVVGGDYRFVRNPMYVGVVAAIFGQALVFLDWRVLGYGVIAWGVMASFVRWYEEPVLRARYGRQYEEYRQAVPAWIPRFRASGR
- a CDS encoding alpha/beta hydrolase, producing MPNVGRSAVFVVVLALGLAGCGSDPAAPPPSSPVTSAPASSSPTTSASAGIMAACPTPGAKAFTAPVAGGSPVSGVQLGDASRAVVLSYEWGGSPCDWSGVATELVARGYRVALWEYGTLTGLARIKELQAVVDQVRAAGATEVVLAGGSVGGCVSMIGGSMVTPAVSGVAVLSCASWYDVEHRLPTTPLAAKLRVPALYLAGDGDSLPIAEVRKDFAAVPAKDKKLVVVAGSSGHGVELLHDTEPAGAKAALFAFLDRITR
- a CDS encoding MarR family winged helix-turn-helix transcriptional regulator, producing MTATDLTGLGEDIVVASTRLARLATRNVNTLPHAAMRVLGRLDELGQARISELAKADRCSQPTMSNLVQRLEEQGSVRRIQDPADSRASLISLTDAGLAELRSARHQAGAALAAHLSQLPASDLTTLEAAVAIVHKLLTLEPLEDTPR
- a CDS encoding MFS transporter; the encoded protein is MSKSSFLKQPKSVWAVAFACVIAFMGIGLVDPILKPIAEQLHASPSQVSLLFTSYMAVIGLAMLITGAVSSRIGAKRTLLIGLAIIVVFSALAGLSNSIGMIVAFRAGWGLGNALFIATALATIVNSAAGSVAEAIILYEAALGVGIAAGPLVGGELGTISWRGPFFGVAVLMTIALAATAFLLPASPPEARRTSVLEPLKALRHRSLATVAVTALLYNFGFFTLLAFTPFPLAMSARQIGLIFFGWGICLAFTSVFVAPRLQRRFGTLPVAMTVLLLFGADLAVMGVYAHHKPVLAAGVIVAGLFLGINNTLITEAVMAAAPVERGTASAAYSFVRFSGGAVAPWLAGKLGEEFNIQLPFYVGAFAVLLAVAVLASGWKPLTHLRVPTTHSESEAEALTAADA